A single window of Polyangiaceae bacterium DNA harbors:
- a CDS encoding protein kinase has translation MSKQEAFKGVSVGEILAGKYRVERILGMGGMGVVVAATHLDLREMRAIKLIRPDAECDQSVERFLREARAVVRLRSEHVAEVYDVGRLESGAPYIVMELLEGQDLSAILKARGPLPIEEAVLYVTQACHALAEAHAAGIVHRDLKPGNLFVTRRSDGSPCIKVLDFGISKDTNPERPDPEMTGAKDLIGSPLYMSPEQMRSARKVDPRADVWALGAILYKLLTGRAPFHAPTVPEIFALTLGKQVKPPSALRPQISGELDAIILCCLDKHLKNRYRTAAELGIALMHHGPWQLPAGESASALFRPSNRRTTIPPEPVTVKPSPATTDMAEHVIVPPPPMLPAEFVVPPPPDAPNESVEMGEPMTGLARSNKINKSGRISTWGGSPSRSSIRPGWVAFAFMLSISSALIGATIVAIIARTPTIPVATASQDIPNGTREIRLPHAIVLPPPPLPVVAPSASVPGVIASATTNALPASSTSARPVEKVPAPKPRHKAPAPRQSARPPSAAETKAPMDVPAKPESSSRPPGDHFVGRD, from the coding sequence ATGTCGAAGCAGGAGGCATTCAAAGGGGTCTCGGTGGGCGAAATTCTCGCCGGGAAATACCGCGTGGAGAGGATCCTCGGAATGGGGGGCATGGGTGTCGTGGTCGCCGCGACGCACTTGGATTTGCGTGAAATGCGGGCGATCAAATTGATCCGTCCGGATGCGGAATGCGACCAATCCGTCGAGCGCTTTTTGCGTGAAGCTCGGGCGGTCGTGCGACTTCGAAGCGAACACGTGGCCGAGGTTTACGATGTGGGACGGCTCGAATCGGGAGCACCGTATATCGTGATGGAGCTGCTCGAGGGGCAAGATTTGTCGGCGATACTGAAAGCGCGCGGGCCGCTTCCCATCGAGGAGGCCGTGCTGTACGTGACGCAGGCTTGTCATGCGCTTGCCGAGGCGCATGCGGCGGGAATCGTGCATCGCGATTTGAAGCCGGGCAATTTGTTCGTCACGCGGCGCTCCGATGGCTCGCCGTGCATCAAAGTGCTCGATTTTGGAATTTCGAAAGACACGAATCCCGAGCGGCCCGATCCGGAAATGACCGGAGCCAAAGATCTCATTGGATCGCCCTTGTACATGTCCCCGGAGCAAATGCGATCGGCACGGAAAGTGGATCCGCGAGCCGACGTATGGGCGCTCGGAGCCATCCTTTATAAATTGCTCACGGGCAGAGCGCCATTTCATGCGCCGACGGTGCCCGAAATTTTTGCCCTCACGCTGGGAAAGCAGGTGAAACCTCCTTCGGCTCTGCGCCCGCAGATTTCGGGTGAGCTCGATGCGATCATATTGTGTTGCTTGGACAAACACTTGAAGAATCGGTACCGGACGGCTGCCGAGCTCGGAATTGCCTTGATGCACCACGGGCCGTGGCAATTGCCGGCGGGCGAATCCGCGAGCGCGCTGTTTCGCCCTTCGAATCGCCGTACGACCATTCCCCCGGAACCCGTGACGGTGAAGCCGTCTCCTGCAACGACCGATATGGCAGAGCATGTCATCGTGCCGCCGCCGCCCATGTTGCCAGCCGAGTTCGTCGTGCCACCGCCGCCCGATGCGCCGAACGAGAGCGTCGAAATGGGCGAGCCCATGACGGGTTTGGCGCGGAGCAACAAAATCAACAAGTCGGGGCGAATTTCGACGTGGGGTGGATCGCCTTCGCGATCATCGATACGTCCGGGATGGGTTGCATTCGCATTCATGTTGTCCATTTCGTCGGCGCTCATCGGCGCGACCATCGTCGCCATCATCGCGCGGACGCCCACCATACCCGTGGCTACCGCATCGCAAGACATCCCGAATGGTACGAGGGAAATTCGGCTGCCTCACGCAATCGTTTTGCCGCCGCCGCCATTGCCGGTCGTCGCGCCGAGCGCCAGCGTGCCGGGCGTCATTGCGAGCGCCACGACGAATGCGCTCCCCGCGTCTTCGACGTCCGCTCGACCCGTGGAAAAGGTGCCAGCGCCGAAGCCTCGCCATAAGGCGCCGGCGCCACGGCAATCAGCGCGGCCCCCGAGCGCCGCTGAAACGAAGGCACCCATGGATGTCCCTGCCAAACCGGAGAGCTCGAGCCGCCCACCGGGCGATCATTTCGTGGGCAGGGATTGA
- a CDS encoding serine/threonine protein kinase, producing the protein MTNPDASSIVPLGSIIADKYRVERIVGKGGMGVVVAVRHIKLDEPYAIKVMLADDLGRVEPVERFRREAKAAVKLKSNEHVARVTDVDTLPNGLPYMVMELLEGQDLDKILKERGVFPFHEACSYVVQACSALVDAHDIGIIHRDLKPQNLFLTHRKDGSPCIKVLDFGISKHTLTDDSSKIDLTQPCDIFGSACYMSPEQARSSKNVVPQSDIWSLGAVLYKLLTGRAPFTRKTVFDVYQALLDATPVPSPALFRPDMPVELERIILRCLDKNIANRYASARELMAALAPFTVPGETKTIDDADTATTLPLGRRPKLPDLGSTIPLARQIAPARAGHAASGNIQEHRGLQFRTQPIDARSLQAALHAYLPPRTIARPPAPSQPILPSSFDEAGDDATPRIVTKAAAKRDSSLHEAEPRRPLPSIANTSADQTVVPRAPDVHGTICVPTVSDILTASSPPVRERLPSRVPDTTMTPWHAFPSTAPAAAKRTKLILLLAGAIALAIVLLVLKLFSTAPNDVPPTPAVSNHP; encoded by the coding sequence ATGACGAACCCGGACGCTTCCAGCATAGTCCCCCTTGGCTCCATCATCGCCGACAAATACCGCGTCGAGCGTATCGTCGGCAAAGGTGGAATGGGCGTCGTCGTGGCCGTTCGTCACATCAAACTCGACGAGCCTTACGCGATCAAGGTCATGCTCGCCGACGACCTTGGTCGTGTCGAGCCCGTCGAACGATTCCGCCGGGAAGCCAAAGCTGCCGTCAAGCTGAAGAGCAACGAGCACGTCGCTCGCGTCACCGACGTCGATACCCTGCCAAACGGGCTGCCGTACATGGTGATGGAATTGCTCGAAGGTCAGGACCTCGACAAGATCCTCAAAGAGCGCGGCGTTTTTCCGTTTCACGAAGCATGTTCGTATGTGGTCCAAGCATGTAGCGCGCTCGTCGATGCCCACGACATCGGCATCATTCATCGCGACCTCAAACCGCAAAACCTCTTCCTGACGCACCGCAAAGATGGCTCGCCGTGCATCAAGGTGCTCGATTTCGGCATATCCAAGCACACGCTTACCGATGATTCGTCCAAAATCGATTTGACGCAGCCGTGCGACATTTTCGGCTCGGCTTGTTACATGTCCCCTGAACAAGCGCGCTCGTCGAAAAATGTCGTTCCACAAAGTGACATCTGGTCGCTTGGAGCCGTTCTTTACAAGCTGCTCACCGGCCGAGCCCCTTTTACCAGAAAAACGGTCTTCGACGTATATCAAGCATTGCTCGATGCCACACCGGTACCGTCGCCGGCGCTGTTTCGCCCGGACATGCCTGTAGAGCTCGAACGCATCATTCTCCGCTGTCTCGATAAAAATATTGCCAATCGTTACGCCAGCGCTCGTGAATTGATGGCAGCGCTCGCACCGTTCACGGTACCCGGAGAAACCAAAACCATTGACGACGCCGATACCGCGACGACCCTTCCCTTGGGGCGCCGGCCAAAACTTCCGGATTTGGGCAGCACGATACCGCTCGCACGACAAATTGCGCCGGCTCGCGCGGGTCATGCTGCATCGGGGAACATACAGGAACATCGCGGGCTGCAATTCCGGACGCAACCCATCGATGCAAGATCGCTTCAGGCCGCCTTGCACGCTTATTTGCCGCCCAGGACCATTGCGCGCCCACCGGCGCCTTCGCAGCCAATTCTGCCAAGCTCATTCGATGAAGCAGGTGACGATGCAACGCCGCGTATCGTGACCAAAGCAGCAGCCAAACGTGATTCTTCACTGCACGAAGCCGAGCCCCGGCGCCCGCTGCCCAGTATCGCAAACACTTCCGCCGATCAAACCGTCGTCCCACGAGCTCCGGATGTGCACGGAACGATTTGTGTTCCAACCGTGAGCGACATTCTCACGGCATCATCGCCACCCGTGCGCGAGCGTTTGCCGTCGCGAGTGCCGGACACCACGATGACCCCGTGGCACGCGTTTCCGTCGACTGCCCCTGCGGCGGCAAAACGAACGAAATTGATTCTGCTCCTGGCCGGTGCCATTGCATTGGCAATCGTGCTGCTCGTTCTAAAGCTCTTCAGTACGGCACCAAACGACGTTCCACCAACCCCGGCGGTATCCAATCATCCGTGA
- a CDS encoding sugar ABC transporter permease, with protein sequence MNRRPSFLESAACHVFVVIGVAFALYPVLWVIALAFSGTQTPTARVVPIPDAPTLAHVEAVVGATRKVADGDIWLFGRQLGNSLIVSLATACVGVLIAIPTAYALARFRFVGKDAGVRTLLATQMFPAVASAIPLYLILNYLGLLNSRTGLVVCYASTSVPFSIFQLRAAFEAIPVDLEEAAMVDGATRFSAFVRVVLPAARPAIAVTALFAFMGAYNEFILAATLLDKEEMFTLPVMLQRFIGEYDAQWEKFAAGALVVSVPVMALFYVAQRHLVAGLTAGGVKG encoded by the coding sequence ATGAATCGGCGCCCGTCGTTTTTGGAATCGGCTGCGTGTCACGTATTCGTCGTGATCGGCGTCGCATTTGCGCTTTATCCCGTGCTTTGGGTGATTGCGCTGGCATTCTCGGGGACGCAAACGCCCACGGCGCGGGTCGTGCCCATACCGGATGCTCCGACGCTCGCTCATGTCGAAGCCGTCGTGGGAGCCACGCGTAAAGTTGCGGATGGTGACATTTGGCTTTTCGGCAGGCAGCTTGGTAATTCGCTCATCGTATCGCTTGCGACGGCCTGCGTGGGGGTTCTCATTGCAATTCCCACGGCCTATGCGCTGGCCCGTTTTCGGTTTGTCGGGAAAGACGCCGGCGTCCGCACGCTTCTCGCGACGCAAATGTTTCCTGCTGTTGCGAGCGCGATACCGCTTTATCTCATTCTGAATTACCTCGGTCTCCTCAATTCGCGCACGGGGTTGGTCGTATGTTATGCGTCGACTAGCGTACCGTTTTCAATTTTTCAGCTCCGTGCGGCATTCGAGGCGATCCCCGTGGACCTCGAAGAAGCGGCCATGGTGGACGGAGCGACGCGATTTTCAGCATTCGTTCGGGTGGTGCTTCCTGCGGCTCGTCCAGCCATTGCGGTGACGGCGCTCTTCGCGTTCATGGGTGCGTACAACGAATTCATCTTGGCAGCCACGCTGCTCGACAAAGAAGAAATGTTCACGCTACCCGTGATGCTTCAGCGATTCATTGGTGAATACGACGCCCAATGGGAAAAGTTCGCCGCCGGTGCGCTCGTCGTTTCGGTGCCCGTGATGGCTCTATTTTATGTGGCGCAGCGGCATCTCGTGGCGGGTTTGACCGCGGGTGGCGTCAAAGGCTGA
- the ugpC gene encoding sn-glycerol-3-phosphate ABC transporter ATP-binding protein UgpC: MASVTVTALRKKFGQTEVLKGVSVSVPEGAFAVLVGPSGCGKSTLLRLLAGLEEADGGTILLGNRDVTKLEPRDRNIAMVFQSYALYPHLDVRENLAFGLKLRRTPQSEIDKRVKEASDMLGLGALLDRLPKQLSGGQRQRVAMGRAIVRQADLFLFDEPLSNLDAALRAQVRVDIRKLHDKLDATSVYVTHDQVEAMTLADVIFVLNKGQVEQSGAPLEIFDKPATKFVAGFLGSPAMNFIDGQIVREGQSITFQASGGFSVPIDSTIFGPELESGRNVTLGVRPHEVNLAESGSGVGHLAVSVVEALGAETYAHGELGASTFVARLEATTSIKKGEAIPVAFRSIHLFDAATGKSLRTR; the protein is encoded by the coding sequence ATGGCTTCCGTTACGGTTACGGCTCTTAGAAAAAAATTCGGACAAACCGAAGTGCTCAAAGGCGTTTCGGTGAGCGTACCCGAGGGCGCGTTTGCGGTGCTCGTCGGTCCCAGCGGTTGCGGCAAATCGACGCTTTTGCGCTTGCTTGCGGGGCTGGAAGAGGCCGATGGTGGCACCATTTTGCTCGGCAATCGTGACGTCACGAAGCTCGAGCCGCGCGACCGCAACATCGCGATGGTATTTCAATCGTATGCGCTCTATCCTCACCTCGATGTGCGGGAAAACCTCGCATTCGGATTGAAGCTGCGGAGAACCCCGCAGTCGGAAATCGACAAGCGAGTCAAGGAAGCGTCCGACATGCTTGGCCTGGGCGCGCTGCTCGACCGTTTGCCGAAACAATTGTCCGGCGGTCAAAGACAACGCGTCGCCATGGGCCGCGCGATCGTCCGGCAGGCGGATTTGTTCCTTTTCGACGAACCATTGTCGAATTTGGACGCGGCGCTTCGCGCGCAGGTTCGGGTCGATATTCGCAAATTGCACGACAAACTCGACGCCACGAGCGTTTATGTCACGCACGATCAAGTGGAGGCCATGACGCTGGCCGACGTGATTTTCGTCTTGAACAAGGGCCAAGTCGAGCAATCCGGTGCGCCGCTCGAAATCTTCGACAAGCCCGCCACGAAATTCGTTGCGGGTTTTCTCGGCAGCCCCGCCATGAACTTCATCGATGGGCAAATCGTTCGCGAAGGACAATCCATTACGTTTCAAGCGAGCGGCGGCTTTTCGGTGCCCATCGATTCGACCATTTTTGGTCCGGAGCTCGAATCCGGGAGAAACGTCACGCTCGGTGTACGCCCGCATGAAGTGAATTTGGCGGAATCGGGAAGCGGGGTAGGTCATCTCGCGGTATCGGTCGTCGAAGCGCTCGGGGCTGAAACGTACGCGCACGGCGAGCTTGGCGCGAGCACGTTCGTTGCGCGGCTCGAAGCGACCACGTCCATCAAAAAAGGCGAAGCGATTCCCGTGGCATTCAGATCCATTCACCTTTTCGATGCGGCGACGGGTAAATCGTTGCGGACGAGGTAG
- a CDS encoding alpha-amylase: MKTNRRTLVNRIHSSAKAVAIALTIVAPGCMEFSEPAEIQLQNHVEDWREEVIYQVLVDRFADGDWGNNFSIFPSAPGKWHGGDWKGLEEKLDYLEGLGVTTIWISPIVKNVYTDAGFDAYHGYWAQDLTQLAPQFGDLESLRSLVDSAHERKMKIVLDIVTNHLGQLFYYDINGNGQADDPLSISRGKDIYKENEYDPTYDVRGVQAFTSLGESGLADIIFAHDPASNHMPPYPEIFQNKLAYNRKGRTYNFDDPDQLRRGDFPGGLKDVNTELCPIREAMVDAYARWIELTDIDGFRIDTVKHVERGFWRYFGYKVRERLHAKGKTNFFMFGEAFDGRDPLVGSYTKNGSELPLDDEAGVQGLCADDLNGDQLDSVFYFPQQFQVVRDVFRYRGPTANIQRLYDDRKVNYGNTPALRGPVDAAGTGISPQKMLVNFLDNHDVPRFLFTGAGNYPEDPIFATPLPIETRRSMLHNALLYLMTWDGIPCIYYGTEQDFEGGNDPGNREDMWIPQKFAPFSQSAPTYLRIKQLAKIRREHPALSRGELNILWSSDRTSDSDEDANVFAFERTEVATGDYAIVVINANLNGSKSPSFGGQAMQVGAAPGTILVDALGTVADPLTVSADGRVAITLPPSSGAILVPQ; encoded by the coding sequence ATGAAGACGAATCGAAGGACACTCGTGAATCGAATTCATTCGTCGGCCAAGGCCGTCGCCATTGCTCTGACGATCGTGGCGCCCGGATGCATGGAATTCTCCGAACCAGCGGAGATTCAATTGCAAAATCACGTCGAAGATTGGCGCGAAGAAGTCATCTACCAGGTGCTCGTCGACCGATTCGCCGACGGAGATTGGGGAAATAATTTTAGTATTTTCCCGTCGGCACCTGGAAAGTGGCACGGTGGCGACTGGAAAGGGCTCGAAGAAAAACTCGATTACTTGGAAGGGCTCGGCGTCACCACGATTTGGATTTCGCCCATCGTGAAGAACGTCTACACCGACGCCGGGTTCGATGCGTACCACGGTTATTGGGCGCAGGACCTCACGCAGCTCGCGCCGCAATTCGGCGACTTGGAATCGCTACGCAGCTTGGTCGATTCGGCGCACGAGCGCAAAATGAAGATCGTGCTCGACATCGTCACGAACCACTTGGGCCAGCTTTTTTATTACGACATCAACGGCAACGGCCAGGCCGATGATCCGCTGAGCATCTCCCGAGGAAAAGACATTTACAAGGAAAACGAATACGATCCCACCTACGACGTGCGTGGCGTACAAGCATTCACGTCGCTCGGGGAATCGGGCTTGGCGGACATCATCTTCGCGCACGATCCCGCCTCGAATCACATGCCGCCCTATCCAGAGATTTTTCAGAACAAACTTGCATACAATCGCAAGGGACGAACGTACAACTTCGACGACCCCGATCAATTGCGTCGAGGGGACTTTCCCGGCGGCTTGAAAGACGTCAACACCGAGCTTTGTCCCATTCGCGAGGCAATGGTCGATGCATACGCACGGTGGATCGAGCTGACCGACATCGACGGCTTTCGTATCGATACGGTCAAGCATGTCGAGCGCGGGTTCTGGCGCTACTTCGGGTACAAGGTTCGCGAGCGCCTACATGCAAAAGGAAAAACGAATTTCTTCATGTTCGGCGAGGCGTTCGACGGCCGCGACCCGCTCGTGGGATCGTACACGAAAAACGGAAGTGAATTGCCTCTGGATGACGAAGCGGGCGTGCAAGGACTCTGCGCCGATGACCTCAATGGCGACCAGCTCGACAGCGTGTTTTACTTTCCGCAACAGTTCCAGGTCGTTCGCGACGTGTTTCGTTATCGGGGCCCCACGGCGAACATCCAGCGCCTCTATGACGACCGCAAAGTCAATTATGGCAATACCCCCGCGCTTCGCGGCCCGGTCGATGCGGCTGGTACCGGTATTTCGCCGCAGAAAATGCTCGTCAACTTCCTCGATAACCACGACGTCCCGCGCTTCCTCTTCACGGGCGCGGGCAACTATCCGGAAGATCCCATTTTCGCCACGCCGCTGCCCATCGAAACTCGTCGCAGCATGCTCCACAATGCACTCCTTTACCTCATGACCTGGGACGGTATTCCGTGCATCTACTACGGCACCGAGCAGGATTTCGAAGGCGGCAACGACCCTGGCAATCGTGAAGATATGTGGATTCCGCAGAAGTTCGCCCCGTTTTCTCAGAGCGCTCCGACCTACCTACGGATCAAGCAATTGGCGAAAATCCGGCGTGAGCATCCCGCATTGAGCCGCGGTGAGCTGAACATTCTTTGGTCGAGTGATCGCACGAGCGACAGCGACGAAGACGCCAATGTATTTGCATTTGAGCGTACGGAGGTTGCCACGGGCGACTATGCCATCGTCGTCATCAATGCCAATCTAAATGGCAGCAAGTCACCATCGTTCGGCGGTCAAGCGATGCAGGTTGGTGCGGCACCCGGCACGATTCTCGTGGATGCGCTCGGTACGGTCGCCGATCCCCTGACGGTATCCGCGGATGGTCGCGTCGCCATTACGTTGCCGCCATCGAGCGGTGCGATTCTCGTTCCGCAATGA
- a CDS encoding carbohydrate porin — protein sequence MRRTGFPKAFGETLVFLGVSFTFSAAVVAVCPRMAMAQTEPSDTPEPSDASKPREEPPQTNADKPSTPEPPTPPARPQAGDVAPKSAPAPVEAAPKAEAAPKAEPAPEENMPETGFFLGSYGRAVSATDFRRRPGRDADIVARGSRLDESSYVELDVQRQDYWKATGATTRAVVTLGASGPLFHYNADFTIRMAVRNLFLQANNIMTKGFSAWVGSRMYRGDDSYLLDFWPLDNLNTMGGGLRYELPSGRTYFAWHAGLNQPNTGLFKQLATRTPALNQIGTSTISVLDRQKFITSFKASHIIPRGKGGIKTILYGEVHDIPAGQRETEVKGKFENLPNDMGGVIGAQIGAFTGVDASHVNLFIRYAGGAAAYGEFGTPFQLAPDRTSTGARELWITLSGNWETGPLGLMAAAYFRSFRNASPALDFSDVDEGIVMARPHFFLANWGGIAVEASYQAQQRGIRSQAQPAGGDAIPLPSNQPHMAGVTRFGIIPFLSPAGKGSYSRPQLRMMYVLTHRDDGARALYPKDDVFNLRTWEHFFGVGVEWWFNAQTTYGG from the coding sequence GTGCGACGAACAGGTTTTCCCAAAGCCTTCGGCGAAACGCTTGTTTTTCTAGGCGTTTCTTTCACGTTTTCAGCGGCAGTGGTCGCGGTTTGTCCGCGGATGGCGATGGCGCAAACGGAGCCTTCGGATACGCCCGAGCCTTCGGATGCGTCCAAGCCCCGCGAAGAACCGCCGCAGACCAATGCGGACAAACCATCGACGCCCGAGCCGCCGACGCCGCCCGCTCGCCCGCAGGCCGGAGATGTCGCGCCGAAATCCGCGCCAGCGCCCGTCGAGGCAGCACCCAAAGCCGAAGCAGCACCCAAAGCTGAACCAGCGCCCGAAGAAAATATGCCGGAAACCGGCTTTTTCCTCGGTTCGTACGGTCGCGCGGTTTCGGCCACTGATTTTCGCAGGCGCCCTGGGCGCGACGCGGATATCGTTGCCCGTGGTTCGCGTTTGGATGAAAGCTCGTACGTCGAGCTCGACGTGCAACGTCAGGATTATTGGAAGGCCACGGGCGCCACGACGCGGGCGGTCGTGACGCTTGGTGCATCCGGGCCGCTCTTTCATTACAATGCCGATTTCACCATCCGTATGGCCGTGCGAAACCTGTTTTTGCAAGCCAACAACATCATGACCAAGGGTTTTTCCGCATGGGTCGGGTCGCGCATGTATCGCGGCGATGATTCATATTTGCTCGATTTCTGGCCGCTCGACAACTTGAATACCATGGGCGGCGGCTTGCGTTATGAACTTCCCTCCGGCCGCACCTATTTTGCGTGGCATGCGGGATTGAATCAACCCAATACGGGCCTTTTCAAACAGCTTGCGACGCGTACGCCGGCGCTGAATCAGATCGGAACATCCACGATCAGCGTGCTCGATAGACAGAAATTCATCACGAGCTTCAAGGCGAGCCACATCATTCCGCGCGGAAAAGGCGGTATCAAGACCATTCTTTATGGCGAGGTTCACGACATACCGGCCGGGCAGCGCGAAACCGAGGTGAAAGGCAAATTCGAAAACTTGCCGAACGATATGGGCGGCGTCATCGGTGCGCAAATTGGCGCGTTCACCGGAGTCGATGCATCCCACGTCAATTTGTTCATTCGTTATGCGGGTGGTGCGGCAGCGTATGGCGAATTTGGGACTCCGTTTCAGCTTGCGCCGGATCGCACATCGACGGGCGCTCGCGAGCTCTGGATTACGCTGAGCGGCAATTGGGAAACAGGACCGCTCGGGCTCATGGCGGCGGCCTATTTCCGTAGCTTTCGCAATGCCAGCCCGGCGCTCGACTTCAGCGATGTCGACGAAGGCATCGTCATGGCTCGGCCGCACTTTTTCCTTGCCAATTGGGGCGGCATTGCTGTCGAAGCTTCCTACCAAGCGCAGCAGCGAGGCATAAGATCACAAGCGCAACCCGCCGGAGGAGATGCGATTCCATTGCCGAGCAATCAGCCACACATGGCCGGCGTAACGCGATTCGGAATCATACCTTTCTTGAGTCCGGCAGGCAAAGGCAGCTACAGCCGCCCGCAACTCCGCATGATGTATGTCCTCACGCACCGAGACGACGGCGCCCGGGCGCTTTATCCCAAAGACGACGTGTTCAATCTCCGCACGTGGGAGCATTTTTTCGGTGTCGGAGTCGAGTGGTGGTTCAATGCGCAGACGACGTACGGTGGGTGA
- a CDS encoding glycosyltransferase family 39 protein, protein MTLFRRVRQWVFPGNASSFLLVVTLVALVLRLVWNLAIHPPGEFITSDMRSYWGQSSSMLNFPFRKEGSAIFFPYGTAALLTAVRYVFGAENHVALGIAYACLGTLLVPLVYYLAERLTKAPLLPRIAAIIACFYYPWISLGGYYLSELPFAVCVTAAALCSLRLVDRGRGWDAFLFGTAVAIGLTIRPQIILSIPLMLVVWAFRRRAWRGLTAGNWIRLALPIVVVAGISMARFHHHTGRLGFVSGNSPLNYAFGRCHALVIEARLPNYYSAFTPPPMGYLEKRNKRLPDSFVRLDPAFGTKVSVRGTMWNPAPFEQLAQKCVEKTGPWRQIRYAIVHVIMLWGFNNLWPDSATDTLRYVMLGALSLHNVFLLPPLIVMLAASFRRRFARHALLSLQIAALVAVAVVYFGDVRYRAPYDGIIIALGLDGWRRIHGFIASGAWRAWG, encoded by the coding sequence GTGACGCTTTTTCGTCGCGTTCGGCAATGGGTTTTTCCGGGCAATGCGAGCTCATTCCTGCTCGTCGTGACGCTCGTAGCGCTCGTGCTGCGACTCGTGTGGAACCTGGCGATCCATCCGCCGGGGGAATTCATCACGTCCGACATGCGCTCGTACTGGGGCCAGTCGAGCTCGATGCTGAATTTTCCGTTTCGCAAGGAAGGGTCGGCGATATTTTTCCCTTATGGCACGGCCGCGCTCCTTACCGCTGTGCGATACGTGTTTGGAGCGGAAAATCACGTCGCGCTCGGCATCGCATACGCCTGTTTGGGCACGTTGCTCGTGCCGCTCGTGTATTATCTTGCCGAACGCTTGACGAAGGCCCCATTGCTGCCGCGGATCGCCGCGATCATTGCGTGCTTTTATTATCCTTGGATATCTCTCGGCGGGTATTACTTGAGCGAGCTGCCATTTGCTGTTTGCGTGACTGCGGCGGCGCTCTGTTCTCTCCGCTTGGTGGATCGAGGTCGCGGGTGGGATGCATTTTTGTTCGGCACGGCCGTCGCCATTGGTCTCACGATTCGCCCGCAGATTATTTTGTCGATACCGCTCATGCTGGTCGTCTGGGCATTTCGCCGGCGAGCGTGGCGAGGACTGACCGCTGGGAATTGGATTCGTTTGGCGCTGCCGATCGTGGTCGTTGCGGGCATTTCGATGGCGCGATTTCATCATCATACGGGCCGGTTGGGCTTCGTGTCTGGAAATTCGCCGCTCAATTATGCATTTGGCAGGTGCCACGCGCTCGTCATCGAAGCGCGTTTGCCGAATTATTATTCTGCGTTCACGCCTCCCCCGATGGGGTATCTCGAAAAACGGAACAAACGCTTGCCCGATTCGTTCGTGCGGCTCGATCCGGCGTTCGGGACGAAGGTTTCGGTGCGCGGTACGATGTGGAATCCGGCGCCATTCGAGCAATTGGCGCAAAAGTGTGTCGAGAAGACCGGACCTTGGCGGCAAATCCGATATGCGATCGTGCATGTCATCATGCTTTGGGGGTTCAACAATCTTTGGCCTGATTCCGCGACCGATACGCTTCGTTACGTCATGCTCGGTGCCCTCTCGCTTCACAATGTCTTTTTATTACCACCGCTCATCGTGATGCTTGCGGCGTCATTTCGTCGTCGGTTTGCCCGCCACGCATTGCTTTCCCTGCAGATTGCGGCGCTCGTTGCCGTTGCCGTCGTCTACTTTGGCGATGTACGGTATCGAGCGCCCTATGATGGTATCATCATCGCGCTTGGACTCGATGGGTGGCGACGCATCCATGGTTTCATCGCGAGCGGCGCGTGGCGTGCATGGGGGTGA
- a CDS encoding BtpA/SgcQ family protein, whose amino-acid sequence MTNDLPSLLGVIHLAPLAGSPRWNGQAGFAEEQAFRETQLLAACGYDGVIVENFGDAPFFPSAVEPITIAAMTMCLRAARDAAKNLFLGVNVLRNDADAALAIAVATNADMIRINVHTGARVTDQGLVEGAAHRTLRARRALQAERVKLFCDVDVKHSAPLAPRPIAEEAHDTADRGLADALLVTGSGTGRPASGDDLEAVCRAASVPVYVASGVTIDALPALASAHGFIVGSAIRATGRAGDPIDRDTAARFADAFRAIRRK is encoded by the coding sequence ATGACGAACGATCTACCTTCGCTACTGGGCGTCATTCATCTTGCGCCGCTCGCGGGAAGCCCTCGGTGGAACGGCCAAGCAGGGTTTGCCGAGGAACAGGCATTTCGCGAGACCCAGCTTCTTGCGGCATGCGGATATGATGGCGTGATCGTCGAGAACTTCGGTGATGCGCCGTTTTTTCCGAGCGCCGTGGAACCGATTACCATTGCGGCGATGACCATGTGTCTTCGTGCTGCGCGTGATGCAGCGAAAAACCTGTTTTTGGGCGTCAACGTATTGCGCAATGACGCCGATGCGGCGCTTGCCATTGCAGTGGCCACGAATGCCGACATGATTCGGATCAACGTGCATACGGGTGCGCGCGTGACCGATCAAGGTCTCGTCGAAGGCGCAGCTCATCGCACCCTGCGCGCACGCCGAGCATTGCAGGCCGAGCGGGTCAAACTCTTTTGCGATGTCGACGTCAAACACTCCGCGCCCTTGGCACCGCGGCCCATTGCAGAAGAAGCGCACGACACGGCGGATCGCGGGCTTGCCGATGCGCTTTTGGTGACCGGAAGCGGAACGGGTCGCCCCGCATCCGGTGACGACCTCGAAGCCGTATGTCGAGCGGCGAGCGTTCCGGTGTACGTCGCGAGCGGCGTCACGATCGATGCATTGCCGGCGCTTGCTTCGGCCCATGGATTCATCGTCGGCTCGGCGATTCGAGCGACCGGACGTGCGGGCGATCCCATCGATCGCGACACGGCGGCGCGTTTTGCGGACGCGTTCCGCGCGATTCGCCGCAAGTGA